The following are from one region of the Melospiza melodia melodia isolate bMelMel2 chromosome 16, bMelMel2.pri, whole genome shotgun sequence genome:
- the MAGT1 gene encoding magnesium transporter protein 1, whose amino-acid sequence MAALPVPLLALALLLLAGYGGPGAAGQRRKEMVLSEKVNQLMEWTSKRSVIRMNGDKFRRLVKAPPRNYSVIVMFTALQPHRQCVVCKQADEEYQILANSWRYSSAFTNRIFFAMVDFDEGSDVFQMLNMNSAPTFINFPAKGKPKRGDTYELQVRGFAAEQLARWVADRTDVHIRVMRPPNYAGPLMLGLLLAVIGGLVYLRGSNLDFLYNKTGWAFAALCFVLAMTSGQMWNHIRGPPYAHKNPHTGQVNYIHGSSQAQFVAETHIVLLFNGGVTLGMVLLHEAATSDMDVGKRKIMCIAGIGLVVLFFSWLLSVFRSKYHGYPYSFLMS is encoded by the exons ATGGcggcgctgccggtgccgctgctggcgctggcgctgctgctgctggcgggatatggcgggcccggggccgcggggcagaggcGGAAGGAG ATGGTGCTGTCAGAAAAAGTGAACCAGCTGATGGAGTGGACCAGCAAGAGATCCGTGATCCGAATGAACGGAGACAAATTCCGGCGCCTGGTGAAGGCCCCTCCCAGGAACTACTCAGTGATTGTGATGTTCACTGCCCTGCAGCCTCACAGGCAGTGTGTTGTGTGCAA GCAAGCTGATGAGGAATACCAGATTCTGGCAAACTCCTGGAGGTATTCCAGTGCATTCACCAACAGGATTTTTTTTGCTATGGTAGATTTTGACGAAGGCTCAGATGTCTTTCAGATG CTGAACATGAACTCTGCCCCCACTTTCATCAACTTCCCTGCCAAGGGGAAGCCCAAGCGCGGGGACACCTACGAGCTGCAGGTGCGCGGCTTCGCGGCGGAGCAGCTGGCACGCTGGGTGGCCGACAGGACAGACGTCCAC ATCCGTGTGATGAGGCCCCCAAACTATGCTGGACCCTtgatgctggggctgctgctggctgtcaTTGGAGGCCTCGTGTATTTGCGGGGCAGCAATCTGGATTTTCTCTACAACAAAACTGGCTGGGCCTTTGCTGCTCTG TGTTTTGTGTTAGCAATGACATCAGGCCAGATGTGGAACCACATCAGAGGCCCCCCCTATGCTCATAAGAATCCCCATACAGGACAAGTG AATTATATCCATGGAAGCAGCCAAGCCCAGTTTGTGGCAGAAACACATATAGTTCTGCTCTTCA ATGGTGGAGTTACTTTAGGAATGGTCCTTCTCCATGAAGCTGCTACTTCTGACATGGatgtggggaaaagaaaaa TTATGTGCATTGCTGGCATTGGCTTGGTGGTGCTGTTCTTCAGCTGGCTGCTGTCTGTCTTCAGGTCCAAGTACCATGGCTACCCCTACAG TTTCCTAATGAGCTAA
- the LOC134425595 gene encoding cytochrome c oxidase subunit 7B, mitochondrial has protein sequence MFPLARAAQSLVARGIQHTAVRGAHRKHEPTFHDKYGTMVLLGGASMFTAVWGYVFTSLNVEWGFSPVGRVTPSEWRE, from the exons ATGTTCCCTCTGGCCAGGGCCGCGCAGAGCCTCGTCG CTCGTGGCATCCAGCACACTGCAGTGAGAGGAGCTCATCGCAAGCACGAGCCCACCTTCCACGATAAATATGGAACCATGGTCCTCCTCGGGGGAGCCTCCATGTTCACTGCTGTCTGGGGCTAT GTGTTCACATCGCTGAATGTTGAGTGGGGCTTTTCACCTGTTGGCAGAGTCACTCCCAGTGAGTGGAGAGAGTAA